Part of the Nicotiana sylvestris chromosome 2, ASM39365v2, whole genome shotgun sequence genome, ATGATAGCCTTCAGTCTGGGCAGGATCAGCAGGGTTTGGCTGATCTAACAAGTCCTGGATACCAACCAGTATCTGTTTCACAGTGATGGCTGGTCTCCATCcctaaacaagaaaagaaaattaatagCTGTCATACATCGAGCCCAGTCAGTAAGCAGAAGAATAGGACAAAAGAAACAGCATAGCCCACATACACTGTCTTCATTGAGGATCGACAAGCAAACTGTTCCAGACGGATAGACATTTGGATGGAAAAAACCTGGTGGGAATTTACACTTAGGTGGTTTGCTCGGATAATCTTCACTGAAGTGAACTGTAAGTGGATAATAACCACCTTCCCAATCAGTCTGCAATCATTAAAGTGTCATTAAGGACCAACGAAGAACAGAAGGATAAACATGTCCCTACATCAGTCAAGCATAGTACTTTCACCGAAAAAGGATAATGGTACATGTTTAATAAGCATTATATGCTTTGAAGATGCTCTGATCTGATGGAGGAAACAAAAAGCATAAGAGAATACACTCTGCAGCTTGCAATTCTAAGTGAACTAATTGGTCCATCTTAACATACACGTACTCCGGATTTCCTCCGCACTTCCCTAGAAATGACATCAAAGTCTGATGTAAATGATTCAGCTCTGTATACACTACATACTCCTACATGTAGCAATGACCTTTTACCAGTTAAGAGTTAATAATACGAAGCATACGACTTCAAACTTATGCCTACAACTCATAAACTTAAGGCTTGCTACTACAGTGTTCTACTTCAGATGGCCATACAAGGGTGGTTATGTTTTAAAAATGtcgttttccatttttcttagGGAAAGGAAGGGACCAGGACTATTTCCGTTACGCCAAGAGACATGAGATAAGAAGATTAAATACTGTCAAAGCGTTTCAGTCTTCTCTGTCTTTTTCTCCCTTTTCTTGACGTTTTACTGGGATTTTATCATCCAGCTTTACACTCATATTCATATAAAAATTCATGAGAACAGACACAATTTTCCAGTGAGGTATGTCTTTTGATGCCTTTCTTCAAACTTGTTATCTTAAATATAAAGGAATATCAAATTATTACCGTACATTGATAAAGTCATAGATATGAAGTCGATACAGTTATTTGT contains:
- the LOC104230404 gene encoding SUMO-conjugating enzyme SCE1-like — its product is MSGGIARGRLAEERKAWRKNHPHGFVAKPETLPDGSVNLMVWHCTIPGKTGTDWEGGYYPLTVHFSEDYPSKPPKCKFPPGFFHPNVYPSGTVCLSILNEDSGWRPAITVKQILVGIQDLLDQPNPADPAQTEGYHLFIQDALEYRKRVRLQSKQYPPLV